The Candidatus Paceibacterota bacterium genome contains the following window.
ACTGGATTGTAATAGAGCCTAATAAATAATTAGTTCACTGTACCGCTTCTCTTCTGAATTTGCTCAATTGCCATTTCCGCCGAAATCTTTAAATCAACCTTTCTGCTTTTCAAATTCTTCTCTATGTATGGAATTGCCTTTGGCGTACCCATATTGTTCAAGGTAGCGTTTACGCATGTCAAAACATATGGGTCTTCTGAAGTATTGAGGAGGTGTATCAACAGATCTTCTACCTTTTCATTGTTCGAATTCCTTAAGGCGCGTATCGCTGAACTCGAGACGATGGCATTCTTGTGTCCAATGAGCTTAATTATATTATCTAAGTCAACCTCTTTTGGTTTATCAGTCCAATTTATCAAGTCCAGTAATGACCCCAAAATGTACCTGTCGGTCTCTATCCCAAGCCTTTCGATAAGATAGACCACAGCCTTTGTTTCTTTAGAATTTTTTGCAATTTGACCGAGTACGAAATATGCTGCCCTCCTTTTTTGCTTATCCTTCTCAGTGTTAATAAAATTGATCAGCGGGTCTACGTACTCTTTATTGGCCATCTTTTCAGCCTCTCTACATGCTTGCCAAGAGACGGTTTTGGAACTGTCATAACCTGATACATTAAATTTCCCGTCGATAACAGTTCTAGCACCGTCAAAGCCAGGCTCTTTGAATCTTTCCTCTACTGTAGATATTCGAGCTATTAGATTTGACAAATATTCGTCCATTTCACAATAGTATAACAAAACAAGAAATTAGACCAAAACGCCAGTTTCTTCTCTCTGCAAAGCTCTAATAAACAACAGCTTGTTATACAACCCATCCATATACTCCCTATTCGATAGGATAGTTATAATATCGTTACGTCTGCCGCACAAGAGAGAAAAATCCGGACTGCTCCAAAAAATGTTTACTGTGAGCTCATCTTAAAAGACCAAAAATACCAAAGGCCGCCTTCCGGCGGCCTTTGATTTGAATGGGTTACCCCAACTTGTAAACCCATAATATCAAATCGGGTTTTCTTGTCAATTCCAATCTGCAAAGCAAGCAAATCTTTTATAAGGTATAATTTCTCTGTATGAAAAATAAAAGTTTTGTTATCAAGCCGTGGGGAAATTTTACCCAATATACCCTAAACACGCCCAGCACAGTCAAAATTATCTTGGTTGAAAAAGGTCAATCTACCAGCCTTCAATTTCACAAGCATCGAGATGAATTTTGGAAAGTGCTCAAAGGTGAGGCTATTTTGACGATTGGCAATGAAATCCATCAAGCTAAAGTTGGCGAAGAATTTTTTATTACCGCCGAGACGATACACCGCATCGAAGCCGGCAACACCGATGTAGAGCTCCTAGAAATTTCTTTTGGTACTTTTGACGAAGAGGATATCACCAGGCTCAAAGACAACTATGGCAGAATTTCCTGAGGCTATTCCCTATATTGGCAGTGCTACTTCCCACTTTCAGGCAGAGCCTGTCATGCATGCTAAAAATGGCTCACCTTTACCTCCAACCTCTGATTGGGAACTTGAGCTGGCTAAAAACCTGGCCGGCCAAAAATCTATCATCAAAGAGCAGCAAAACGTGCCAGACTTGCCGCATTTTCTGCCCCTGAAAGAAAAATATATTCGCCGCTCTCAAGAACTCGGTGAAAATATGTTTCGTTTTTCTCTTGATTTTGCCAGGCTTTGTCCTCAACCCGGCATTTTCGATGAAGAGCTAATGGCAGAATATGTCAAAACTCTTGCCTTGATCAGGGCTCATGGCCATGAGCCGCTGCTGACCCTCCAACATATCACCATGCCCAGGTTTCTACTTGAAACTGAAGTAAATAAAAACGGGGAAGAAAGGATTACGAAAGGAGCTTGGGAGCACCCCGATGTTTTATTGCATTTTGAATTTTACCTAAAAGAGGTAGTGGATTTTTTGGGGAATGAAAATAAAATCCGCACCATTCTCATCAATGAAGGCTATGACCAACGTCGTCAGGATGAGTTGATTGAAAGAGGCCTTGTAAAATATTTTATGACCCTGAGTGAGCCGACAGTCACTCCTCTGCTCGGTTATATCAATGGGACCTTTCCCCCTTTTAAAAAACTTAGAATATTAACAGCTCGCAAAGTATTTAAAAAAATGATTAAGGCCCATGATTTGGCCTACGATGAGCTAAAAAAACTTGGCCAAAAATTGCCCGCTGAGCGTAAGCCTCAAATAGGCATTGGCTATGCCTGGCCCTGTTTTGGAGCCTTGTTTGGAGGCGTAGTCCAAAAAATAAATGAACATTACACCAAGCAAGTTGAACGCGACGGCACTCATTCGGATTTTTTAGGTCTCAACTATTATTTTAGGACTGGCTCTCCTTTTTTTAGAAAACATCCCGGAAAAAAAGACTACGGTGACCAACCTAGCTTTGGTGAAATCTACCCGCAGGGCATTTCCATTGTCTTAAAAAAGATGCACAAGCTCTACCCCAAAAAAGACATCTTCGTCACTGAAATAGGTTTTGCTGAGGCTCAAGGTCTCCGCCGTCCATATTGGCTGGCCAAAACTGTCGAGTGGATCATCCAGACCAAAAAAGCAGGCGTCCCTATAAAAGCCGTGCTACTTTGGTCCATGGTGGACAATTTTGAGTGGGACCTGGGTATGACTACTGCCAAGTTTGGACTTTTTAATGAAAAAGATATGCTCGCTCTCCTGGTCGCAAAGCCAAACAGGCTTCACAGCTGGCAAGTCTGGCAAAAGGCCACTGAGGCACTCAAAAATCCAGGAGCGGAGTCACTCAAAAATTTTTACGATCTATACCAAAAAGCCAAAGAGCAATACGAAAATAGAAATAAAATAATTTAGATAAAAAAACGGTTATTTTTTGGCCAAAAACTTTAGAGCCCCATAAAGTCCGCTCTGGTCTCCCAACTCGGCTTTTTTCAAGATAGGAATTTTTGGGAAAATAGTCAAAAGGGCTTTCAATTTCTGCTCGACTTTTTCTAAAGAAATGCTAGGGCTGCCTAAAATCATGGCTCCTCCCAGCACGACCACGTCAGGAGACCAGTGGACTATGCTGTTGTGAAGACCGTAGGCTAGCCATTCGGCCAGTTGATCCCAATTTTTTTGGTCTTCTAAGTCAGTGAGCTCAAGAGGTTTTTTTCCAAAACGTTTTTCTACAGCAAGTCCAGAAATATAATCCTCTAAGCGATTTACCTTTTTATTTTTATCTGCTTCATTGAAGTTGACAATCTGCAGCCCGGGTTCAAAATCAAAAACTTTTTCATCAATTTTTCCACCGACAATCTTTGCCCCTCCTACCCCTGTCGAAACCGTCATGTACATGACAGAATGAAAATCTCTACCGGCTCCGACAAGAGCTTCGCCCAGTCCGGCCAAAGCCGCATCGTTTTCTAGATAAACAGGTGCGGCAAAAATCCTTTCCAATTCAGACCTGAGGGGCTTGCCTGCCCAGCCAGGGAGATTGGGTGCGCAGAAAAGCATATTTTTTTCTTGGCTATCAAAAATCCCCGCCACCCCTCCGACAACTTTGTCTATCGTCGTACCCAGACCCATTTCTATTACAGTCTCGTCAGCTAATTGTTT
Protein-coding sequences here:
- a CDS encoding HEAT repeat domain-containing protein gives rise to the protein MDEYLSNLIARISTVEERFKEPGFDGARTVIDGKFNVSGYDSSKTVSWQACREAEKMANKEYVDPLINFINTEKDKQKRRAAYFVLGQIAKNSKETKAVVYLIERLGIETDRYILGSLLDLINWTDKPKEVDLDNIIKLIGHKNAIVSSSAIRALRNSNNEKVEDLLIHLLNTSEDPYVLTCVNATLNNMGTPKAIPYIEKNLKSRKVDLKISAEMAIEQIQKRSGTVN
- a CDS encoding phosphomannose isomerase type II C-terminal cupin domain, which encodes MKNKSFVIKPWGNFTQYTLNTPSTVKIILVEKGQSTSLQFHKHRDEFWKVLKGEAILTIGNEIHQAKVGEEFFITAETIHRIEAGNTDVELLEISFGTFDEEDITRLKDNYGRIS
- a CDS encoding family 1 glycosylhydrolase translates to MAEFPEAIPYIGSATSHFQAEPVMHAKNGSPLPPTSDWELELAKNLAGQKSIIKEQQNVPDLPHFLPLKEKYIRRSQELGENMFRFSLDFARLCPQPGIFDEELMAEYVKTLALIRAHGHEPLLTLQHITMPRFLLETEVNKNGEERITKGAWEHPDVLLHFEFYLKEVVDFLGNENKIRTILINEGYDQRRQDELIERGLVKYFMTLSEPTVTPLLGYINGTFPPFKKLRILTARKVFKKMIKAHDLAYDELKKLGQKLPAERKPQIGIGYAWPCFGALFGGVVQKINEHYTKQVERDGTHSDFLGLNYYFRTGSPFFRKHPGKKDYGDQPSFGEIYPQGISIVLKKMHKLYPKKDIFVTEIGFAEAQGLRRPYWLAKTVEWIIQTKKAGVPIKAVLLWSMVDNFEWDLGMTTAKFGLFNEKDMLALLVAKPNRLHSWQVWQKATEALKNPGAESLKNFYDLYQKAKEQYENRNKII
- a CDS encoding ROK family protein yields the protein MSTLLFDIGGTHMRVAISSHDDNKIGQFKKTHTPKNFDEGVSLLKQLADETVIEMGLGTTIDKVVGGVAGIFDSQEKNMLFCAPNLPGWAGKPLRSELERIFAAPVYLENDAALAGLGEALVGAGRDFHSVMYMTVSTGVGGAKIVGGKIDEKVFDFEPGLQIVNFNEADKNKKVNRLEDYISGLAVEKRFGKKPLELTDLEDQKNWDQLAEWLAYGLHNSIVHWSPDVVVLGGAMILGSPSISLEKVEQKLKALLTIFPKIPILKKAELGDQSGLYGALKFLAKK